A genomic region of Oncorhynchus mykiss isolate Arlee chromosome 16, USDA_OmykA_1.1, whole genome shotgun sequence contains the following coding sequences:
- the LOC110492074 gene encoding ATP-dependent RNA helicase DDX19A isoform X2, with product MATDSWALAVDKQEATTDSFGSLVIRSLPRGGGDAAPNKAKKGTTKQVENGTNVEGEEKEDKAAQSLLNKMIHTSLVNTTNQVEVLQRDPNSPLYSVKTFEELRLKDKLLKGVYDMGFNRPSKIQENALPMMLAEPPQNLIAQSQSGTGKTAAFVLAMLSHVDPTNKWAQCLCIAPTYELALQTGKVIEQMGKFYPEVKLAYAIRGNKLDRGAKLQEQIVIGTPGTVLDWCSKLKIINPKKISVFVLDEADVMIATQGHQDQSIRIQRMLPKECQMLLFSATFEDSVWKFAERVVPDPNIIKLKREEETLDTIKQYYVLCSDKEEKFTALCNIYGAITIAQAMIFCHTRRTAGWLAAELTKEGHVVALLSGEMTVEQRATIIERFREGKEKVLVTTNVCSRGIDVEQVSVVINFDLPMDKDGNADNETYLHRIGRTGRFGKRGLAVNMIDSKHSMNILNQIEEHFNKKINKLDTDDLDEIEKISN from the exons ATGGCTACTGACTCCTGGGCCCTTGCTGTCGATAAACAGGAAGCTACGACTGACTCA TTCGGCTCCTTGGTGATAAGATCTCTACCTCGAGGTGGAGGTGATGCTGCACCTAATAAGGCAAAAAAGG GTACCACAAAGCAAGTGGAGAATGGCACCAACGTAGAAGGAGAGGAAAAAG AGGACAAAGCGGCCCAGTCATTGTTGAATAAGATGATCCACACCAGCCTTGTGAACACTACCAATCAAGTAGAGGTTCTTCAGAGGGATCCCAACTCTCCTCTTTACTCGGTCAAGACATTTGAAGAGCTGAGGCT GAAAGATAAGCTGCTGAAGGGAGTGTATGACATGGGCTTCAACAGACCCTCTAAGATCCAGGAGAATGCCCTGCCCATGATGCTGGCAGAGCC ACCTCAGAACCTGATTGCCCAATCACAGTCCGGTACAGGTAAAACAGCTGCCTTCGTGCTGGCCATGCTCAGCCATGTCGACCCAACTAACAAATGGGCACAG TGTCTTTGCATTGCCCCAACGTACGAGCTAGCTTTGCAGACTGGTAAAGTCATTGAGCAGATGGGGAAATTCTATCCTGAGGTCAAATTGGCATATGCCATTCGTGGCAATAAAT TGGACCGAGGGGCGAAGCTTCAGGAGCAGATTGTCATCGGGACACCTGGCACGGTCTTGGACTGGTGCTCCAAACTGAAGATCATCAATCCCAAGAAGATCAGCGTCTTTGTCCTGGACGAGGCTGATGTCATGATCGCCACACAGGGTCACCAGGACCAGAGCATCCGGATCCAAAG AATGTTGCCAAAGGAATGTCAGATGCTGCTGTTCTCTGCCACCTTTGAGGACTCTGTGTGGAAGTTTGCTGAGAGGGTTGTGCCAGACCCCAACATCATCAAGCTGAAACgtgaagaggagactctggaCACCATCAAGCAGTATTACGTGCTTTGCAGCGACAAGGAGGAAAAGTTTACAGCACTCTGTAATATCTACGGCGCCATCACCATCGCCCAAGCTATGATCTTCTGTCAC ACCCGAAggacagctggctggctggctgcagagCTGACCAAGGAGGGCCATGTGGTGGCGCTGCTGAGTGGGGAGATGACTGTGGAACAGAGAGCGACCATCATCGAACGCTTCAGGGAGGGCAAGGAGAAAGTCCTGGTGACCACCAACGTATGCTCCAGAG GCATTGATGTTGAGCAAGTTTCTGTGGTGATAAATTTTGACCTGCCCATGGACAAAGACGGAAACGCTGACAACGAGACATACCTTCACCGGATTGGTCGCACAGGACGTTTCGGCAAGAGGGGCCTTGCAGTCAATATGATTGACAGCAAACACAGCATGAACATTCTCAACCAAATCGAGGAACATTTCA ATAAGAAGATCAACAAGCTTGACACTGATGATCTTGATGAAATCGAGAAAATCAGCAACTAG
- the LOC110492074 gene encoding ATP-dependent RNA helicase DDX19A isoform X1, whose amino-acid sequence MATDSWALAVDKQEATTDSFGSLVIRSLPRGGGDAAPNKAKKGTTKQVENGTNVEGEEKEDKAAQSLLNKMIHTSLVNTTNQVEVLQRDPNSPLYSVKTFEELRLKDKLLKGVYDMGFNRPSKIQENALPMMLAEPVYYPSGSRPQNLIAQSQSGTGKTAAFVLAMLSHVDPTNKWAQCLCIAPTYELALQTGKVIEQMGKFYPEVKLAYAIRGNKLDRGAKLQEQIVIGTPGTVLDWCSKLKIINPKKISVFVLDEADVMIATQGHQDQSIRIQRMLPKECQMLLFSATFEDSVWKFAERVVPDPNIIKLKREEETLDTIKQYYVLCSDKEEKFTALCNIYGAITIAQAMIFCHTRRTAGWLAAELTKEGHVVALLSGEMTVEQRATIIERFREGKEKVLVTTNVCSRGIDVEQVSVVINFDLPMDKDGNADNETYLHRIGRTGRFGKRGLAVNMIDSKHSMNILNQIEEHFNKKINKLDTDDLDEIEKISN is encoded by the exons ATGGCTACTGACTCCTGGGCCCTTGCTGTCGATAAACAGGAAGCTACGACTGACTCA TTCGGCTCCTTGGTGATAAGATCTCTACCTCGAGGTGGAGGTGATGCTGCACCTAATAAGGCAAAAAAGG GTACCACAAAGCAAGTGGAGAATGGCACCAACGTAGAAGGAGAGGAAAAAG AGGACAAAGCGGCCCAGTCATTGTTGAATAAGATGATCCACACCAGCCTTGTGAACACTACCAATCAAGTAGAGGTTCTTCAGAGGGATCCCAACTCTCCTCTTTACTCGGTCAAGACATTTGAAGAGCTGAGGCT GAAAGATAAGCTGCTGAAGGGAGTGTATGACATGGGCTTCAACAGACCCTCTAAGATCCAGGAGAATGCCCTGCCCATGATGCTGGCAGAGCC CGTGTATTATCCCTCTGGTTCCAGACCTCAGAACCTGATTGCCCAATCACAGTCCGGTACAGGTAAAACAGCTGCCTTCGTGCTGGCCATGCTCAGCCATGTCGACCCAACTAACAAATGGGCACAG TGTCTTTGCATTGCCCCAACGTACGAGCTAGCTTTGCAGACTGGTAAAGTCATTGAGCAGATGGGGAAATTCTATCCTGAGGTCAAATTGGCATATGCCATTCGTGGCAATAAAT TGGACCGAGGGGCGAAGCTTCAGGAGCAGATTGTCATCGGGACACCTGGCACGGTCTTGGACTGGTGCTCCAAACTGAAGATCATCAATCCCAAGAAGATCAGCGTCTTTGTCCTGGACGAGGCTGATGTCATGATCGCCACACAGGGTCACCAGGACCAGAGCATCCGGATCCAAAG AATGTTGCCAAAGGAATGTCAGATGCTGCTGTTCTCTGCCACCTTTGAGGACTCTGTGTGGAAGTTTGCTGAGAGGGTTGTGCCAGACCCCAACATCATCAAGCTGAAACgtgaagaggagactctggaCACCATCAAGCAGTATTACGTGCTTTGCAGCGACAAGGAGGAAAAGTTTACAGCACTCTGTAATATCTACGGCGCCATCACCATCGCCCAAGCTATGATCTTCTGTCAC ACCCGAAggacagctggctggctggctgcagagCTGACCAAGGAGGGCCATGTGGTGGCGCTGCTGAGTGGGGAGATGACTGTGGAACAGAGAGCGACCATCATCGAACGCTTCAGGGAGGGCAAGGAGAAAGTCCTGGTGACCACCAACGTATGCTCCAGAG GCATTGATGTTGAGCAAGTTTCTGTGGTGATAAATTTTGACCTGCCCATGGACAAAGACGGAAACGCTGACAACGAGACATACCTTCACCGGATTGGTCGCACAGGACGTTTCGGCAAGAGGGGCCTTGCAGTCAATATGATTGACAGCAAACACAGCATGAACATTCTCAACCAAATCGAGGAACATTTCA ATAAGAAGATCAACAAGCTTGACACTGATGATCTTGATGAAATCGAGAAAATCAGCAACTAG
- the LOC110492073 gene encoding ceramide-1-phosphate transfer protein: MADSVAVEDPKFTLQEVLDTFKSCLSENKEVFLEHYVAGWLGLVRFMNSLGSVFSFIAKDAVNKIQILINHLNGENGAHYVTVQSMVKYELDNQLVDLTKRGSFPESGCRTLLRLHRALRWLELFLERLRTSTEESKTSVMCSEAYNESLSQHHAWIIRKAAGTAFWALPGRATFFDVMNVGTPEQVVAMLGDALPLISEVYQVTEDLYAQNNILDLP, encoded by the exons ATGGCCGATTCTGTAGCAGTAGAGGACCCGAAATTCACTTTACAAGAGGTTCTTGACACCTTTAAGTCATGCCTATCTGAAAACAAAGAAGTATTCCTCGAACATTATGTAGCAGGATGGCTTGGTCTTGTAAG ATTCATGAACAGCCTGGGGAGTGTGTTCTCCTTCATCGCCAAGGATGCTGTCAACAAGATCCAAATCCTGATCAACCATCTGAACGGTGAGAATGGGGCCCACTACGTCACCGTCCAGTCTATGGTCAAATACGAACTGGACAACCAACTGGTGGACCTGACTAAGAGAGGCAGCTTCCCCGAGTCCGGCTGCCGCACCCTTCTGAGGCTGCACCGTGCCCTGCGCTGGCTGGAGCTCTTTCTCGAACGGCTGCGCACCAGCACTGAGGAAAGCAAGACCTCTGTCATGTGCTCTGAGGCCTATAATGAGTCCCTCTCCCAACACCATGCATGGATCATCCGCAAAGCTGCCGGTACAGCTTTCTGGGCTCTCCCAGGGCGTGCTACGTTCTTTGATGTGATGAATGTAGGTACCCCAGAGCAGGTAGTGGCCATGCTAGGGGATGCCCTGCCGCTCATCTCTGAGGTGTACCAAGTGACAGAGGACCTCTATGCCCAGAACAATATATTGGACTTGCCCTAG
- the ubxn10 gene encoding UBX domain-containing protein 10 — translation MHLTRPKSSKGRSRPNLSHTPNMDVADSFHNTPLIPKPPSMGYDRSDRCLRSRSQSLFRQSSQLSVKQDPDYLDTVPKVPSLPFPWNKYKPLPSIEKKMSEEGVSLRGMEEKTSKLSLSDSLIVQARQGHGEHQLSSVRTRAESRSNPEIGNVSEVLCKVCPTPNLSVMATTPEAESPPLFSPGSPDPLSLLLAIRAPCGRRFEYHFLPTDTLLTVLASAEARYEARYEHSYIEIVDGYVKSVVDRPLRRTFTDLNMTLAQCGILNRSVLCIFQEDMDSA, via the coding sequence ATGCATTTGACTAGGCCAAAGTCCTCGAAAGGGCGTAGTCGACCCAACCTGAGTCACACGCCAAACATGGATGTGGCTGACAGCTTCCACAACACACCACTGATCCCGAAGCCTCCTTCAATGGGCTACGACAGGTCAGATCGTTGCCTCCGCTCCCGCTCTCAATCCCTCTTCAGGCAGAGCAGCCAGCTGAGCGTGAAACAAGACCCAGACTACCTAGATACTGTTCCCAAGgtaccctctcttcccttcccttggAACAAATACAAGCCCCTCCCCTCTATTGAGAAGAAGATGTCAGAGGAGGGTGTCTCTTTGAGGGGCATGGAGGAGAAGACATCCAAGCTCAGTCTGTCCGACAGCCTCATTGTCCAGGCTCGGCAAGGGCACGGGGAGCATCAGCTGTCCTCAGTGAGGACCCGAGCAGAATCCCGGAGCAACCCGGAGATAGGCAACGTGTCAGAGGTGCTTTGCAAGGTCTGCCCCACTCCCAACCTCAGCGTGATGGCCACAACCCCAGAGGCAGAAAGCCCACCATTATTCTCCCCTGGCAGTCCTGATCCTTTGAGCTTACTCCTTGCCATCCGGGCTCCGTGTGGTAGGAGGTTTGAGTACCACTTCCTACCCACAGACACCCTACTGACGGTGCTTGCCAGTGCAGAGGCCAGGTATGAGGCCAGATATGAGCATAGTTATATTGAGATCGTGGATGGCTACGTTAAGAGTGTTGTGGATAGACCCCTCCGAAGGACATTCACAGACCTGAACATGACTTTGGCCCAATGTGGCATCTTAAATAGATCAGTACTGTGCATCTTTCAGGAGGATATGGACTCTGCCTGA